One segment of Neobacillus endophyticus DNA contains the following:
- a CDS encoding CBO0543 family protein has product MYVFINALYTIAGLIWGNWRNWKRYYPTILFFVIGDFLYNFLLYKKSMWVFHDLIIPNHTTITILSMVFSYTATVLIYLGKFPKGWAKRFLWFLLWVGIYLTVEFVDYKLGFITYHNGWSFRWSVFFTAIIFFILPIHYKNPLLAWLLSIVIIIVLLNIFGIKVNDMK; this is encoded by the coding sequence ATGTATGTTTTTATAAACGCTTTATATACGATAGCAGGGCTAATTTGGGGTAATTGGAGGAATTGGAAAAGGTATTATCCAACCATTTTATTTTTTGTAATTGGGGACTTTTTATATAATTTTTTACTATATAAAAAATCAATGTGGGTATTCCATGACTTAATCATACCTAATCACACGACAATAACAATTCTTTCTATGGTATTTTCTTATACCGCAACGGTATTGATATATTTGGGCAAGTTTCCTAAAGGGTGGGCAAAACGCTTCTTATGGTTTTTATTATGGGTTGGTATATATTTGACAGTTGAATTTGTTGACTATAAGTTAGGGTTCATTACTTATCATAATGGTTGGAGTTTCAGGTGGTCTGTTTTCTTTACAGCTATTATTTTTTTTATCTTACCCATACATTATAAAAATCCTTTATTAGCCTGGTTGCTATCAATTGTAATAATAATTGTTTTGTTAAATATCTTCGGAATTAAAGTTAACGACATGAAATAA
- a CDS encoding GNAT family N-acetyltransferase, producing the protein MNQRINKYNQQIGEELSNWQKREFPSDMYYVGKYTIVTRLSRTHTKELYNAYKNSHPSNWTYLSYEPPHDYESFEQTILEKIESSTHVYYSVLNKETNKPIGIFSLMRIDQENGVIEVGSVNFSDELRRTRMSTEAHYLLAMYVFEELQYRRYEWKCDSFNAPSIQTAKRLGFQYEGTFRNAVIYKKRSRNTSWFSMLIEEWPLHKQALTQWLAEENFDDKGVQVQRLEAFKK; encoded by the coding sequence ATGAATCAGAGAATAAACAAATACAACCAGCAAATTGGTGAGGAGTTGTCCAATTGGCAGAAAAGAGAATTCCCTTCTGATATGTATTATGTCGGAAAGTATACCATTGTCACTAGATTATCTCGTACACATACCAAAGAACTTTATAACGCCTATAAAAACTCTCACCCTAGTAATTGGACATACTTATCCTACGAACCACCTCACGACTATGAATCGTTTGAACAGACAATACTAGAAAAAATAGAAAGCAGCACACACGTCTATTATTCCGTGTTAAATAAAGAGACAAACAAACCGATTGGAATCTTTAGTTTAATGAGGATAGATCAGGAAAATGGGGTAATCGAAGTGGGAAGTGTTAATTTTTCGGATGAATTAAGAAGAACAAGAATGTCTACCGAAGCACACTATTTATTAGCCATGTATGTATTTGAAGAACTCCAATACCGGCGCTATGAATGGAAATGTGATTCCTTTAATGCTCCTTCCATTCAAACAGCAAAACGTTTAGGATTTCAGTATGAAGGCACCTTCAGAAATGCCGTTATCTATAAAAAACGCTCACGAAACACCAGCTGGTTTTCAATGCTAATAGAAGAATGGCCTTTACATAAACAAGCATTAACTCAATGGTTGGCCGAAGAGAACTTTGATGACAAAGGAGTCCAAGTTCAAAGATTAGAAGCATTTAAGAAATAA
- a CDS encoding SDR family NAD(P)-dependent oxidoreductase: protein MQLDVTDQYSIETSAECIRNKLGRIDVLINNAGISHGGEPGMKLEDVGKSGKTSVASNDEVRTVFETNVFGVIAVTQAMLPLLRKAPAARIVNVSSGSGSLTLNADPNYSHREMFGAVYSPSKTCP from the coding sequence ATCCAACTTGATGTTACCGATCAGTATTCTATCGAGACCTCAGCAGAATGTATCCGTAATAAGCTAGGTCGAATCGACGTACTTATCAACAACGCGGGCATATCGCATGGGGGTGAACCTGGAATGAAACTTGAAGATGTAGGTAAGTCAGGAAAAACAAGTGTTGCATCTAACGATGAGGTACGCACGGTGTTTGAGACAAACGTATTTGGTGTAATTGCTGTCACACAAGCGATGCTACCGCTTCTTCGTAAAGCTCCTGCTGCACGAATCGTCAACGTTTCGAGTGGATCAGGATCGCTAACACTCAACGCGGACCCCAACTATTCGCATCGAGAAATGTTCGGTGCAGTTTATAGCCCTTCAAAGACCTGCCCTTAA
- a CDS encoding MarR family winged helix-turn-helix transcriptional regulator produces MNKKMISEEEMQIWHMWKNSYKNIFGRVVKDMFEQTGLSEGDFGILDRLDLYGKGKLRQQELANSIDWTKSRLSHHLTRMEKRGLVIREPLDTERGVQVMITSFGKSTLDDARPVVSMAIREHFLDLLTEQDIEFITNLAERTKAKPSSSCNTPPS; encoded by the coding sequence ATGAATAAAAAAATGATAAGTGAAGAAGAAATGCAAATTTGGCATATGTGGAAAAACTCTTATAAGAACATTTTTGGACGCGTAGTAAAAGACATGTTCGAGCAAACTGGACTATCGGAGGGTGACTTTGGTATATTAGACCGATTGGATCTTTATGGAAAAGGTAAACTACGTCAACAAGAATTAGCAAACTCAATCGATTGGACCAAGAGTCGGTTGTCCCATCATTTAACGCGGATGGAAAAACGTGGACTTGTTATAAGGGAACCATTAGATACTGAACGAGGAGTCCAGGTAATGATTACTTCGTTCGGAAAATCAACTTTGGATGATGCCCGCCCTGTCGTTTCCATGGCAATACGTGAGCATTTTTTAGATTTATTAACCGAACAAGATATTGAGTTCATTACTAATCTGGCGGAAAGAACAAAAGCAAAGCCTTCATCGTCTTGTAATACTCCACCATCTTAA
- a CDS encoding aldo/keto reductase, translated as MEYKKLGKSGLDVSELCLGSMSFGIPERGNTPWSLNEENSRPLIKKALELGMNFFSTANMYSDGTSEEILGRALKDFSRRDEVVIATKVFVPMRKGPNAMGLSRKTIMTEVDNSLRRLGTDYIDLYQIHRWDPNTPIEETMEALHDLVKAGKVRYIGASTMSAWQFAKAQHVAERNGWTRFISMENRLNLLYREEEREMLPFCKDDGVGVTPYLPFAAGRLTRDWDEQTSRSENDQVAKDLFTKTEEADRKVAERVAEVAANRGIPRAQVALAWLLQKEGVTAPIIGATKISHIEDAVSTLSIKLTSEEIKSLEELYVPHPMV; from the coding sequence ATGGAATATAAAAAACTCGGAAAGTCAGGTTTGGATGTTTCAGAACTATGTCTTGGAAGCATGAGCTTTGGCATACCTGAACGAGGAAATACACCATGGTCACTAAATGAAGAAAATAGCAGACCGCTCATTAAAAAAGCCCTTGAATTGGGCATGAATTTTTTCAGTACCGCTAATATGTACTCTGACGGCACAAGTGAAGAAATTCTTGGGCGAGCATTAAAGGACTTCTCTCGACGTGACGAAGTTGTCATTGCTACAAAAGTATTCGTTCCGATGCGTAAAGGTCCAAATGCAATGGGGCTTTCCCGAAAAACGATAATGACGGAAGTTGATAATAGTCTAAGACGCTTGGGTACAGACTACATCGACTTGTATCAAATCCATCGATGGGATCCTAACACACCGATTGAAGAGACAATGGAGGCACTTCATGATCTAGTTAAGGCAGGCAAGGTAAGGTATATCGGAGCATCCACCATGTCAGCTTGGCAGTTCGCAAAAGCTCAACATGTGGCAGAACGCAACGGTTGGACGCGTTTCATTTCCATGGAAAATAGACTTAACTTACTTTATCGAGAGGAAGAAAGAGAAATGCTACCTTTTTGTAAAGATGATGGAGTTGGCGTTACGCCATATTTACCTTTTGCTGCAGGTAGATTAACCCGAGATTGGGATGAACAGACCTCTCGATCAGAGAATGACCAAGTAGCAAAGGACCTGTTTACCAAGACAGAAGAAGCCGATCGCAAAGTGGCGGAAAGAGTGGCAGAGGTTGCTGCGAATCGAGGTATTCCACGCGCACAAGTCGCACTTGCATGGTTATTACAAAAGGAAGGGGTCACAGCACCGATTATTGGGGCGACCAAGATAAGCCATATCGAAGATGCAGTGTCGACGTTATCAATCAAATTGACATCTGAAGAGATTAAGAG
- a CDS encoding SDR family NAD(P)-dependent oxidoreductase has protein sequence MHSKPVALVTGANKGIGLQISKDLEAHGFTVLVGLRNFEKGKRQQLALGKMYGPSNLMLPISILSRPQQNVSVIS, from the coding sequence ATGCATTCTAAACCTGTCGCCTTGGTTACTGGAGCTAATAAGGGAATTGGTCTTCAAATCTCAAAGGATCTTGAGGCACACGGATTCACTGTCCTTGTTGGGTTACGCAATTTTGAAAAAGGAAAAAGGCAGCAATTAGCGTTGGGGAAGATGTACGGGCCATCCAACTTGATGTTACCGATCAGTATTCTATCGAGACCTCAGCAGAATGTATCCGTAATAAGCTAG
- a CDS encoding CBO0543 family protein, which translates to MSKSFPSYENVQKVREKLKDIAYQHWINDDFLTWKWWLLLILSIVPWIIWWKIVDKKRIIEILLYGTFIVILCMILDNLGTDLIWWGYPHKLFQSFPPLVPADITLVPCLMMLVYQWTNKWKSFLIMDLILSLLMSYLGEPFFIWLNFYQLTKWKLFYSFLFYNFSGIFCRWIVLKLKLLN; encoded by the coding sequence ATGTCAAAATCATTCCCTTCTTATGAAAATGTTCAGAAAGTAAGAGAAAAATTAAAAGACATTGCATATCAACATTGGATCAATGACGATTTTTTGACATGGAAATGGTGGTTGCTTTTAATTCTAAGCATTGTTCCTTGGATTATTTGGTGGAAAATTGTTGATAAAAAAAGGATAATCGAAATATTACTTTATGGAACATTCATCGTTATTTTGTGCATGATTTTAGATAATCTTGGAACAGATTTAATATGGTGGGGGTATCCACACAAACTTTTTCAATCTTTTCCACCCTTGGTTCCAGCAGATATAACACTTGTTCCATGTTTAATGATGTTGGTTTATCAGTGGACAAATAAGTGGAAGTCTTTTTTAATCATGGATTTAATTCTTTCCCTATTGATGTCTTATTTAGGAGAGCCTTTCTTTATATGGTTAAATTTTTACCAACTAACCAAATGGAAATTGTTTTACTCCTTTTTGTTTTACAACTTTAGTGGGATTTTTTGTCGATGGATAGTATTAAAATTAAAATTACTGAACTAA
- a CDS encoding EAL domain-containing protein codes for MSMKKKILIFMSILFLLSFLVLYFMIRLLILNTFETIEKKDMTRSLDTVLFNVNQTEEDMKKNLINFTIWDDTYHFAKFENPDYIKINLTDDAYSFNQFNLVAITNAQGSLLYGASFDLKKGEKQPFPPDFLPLISQIGSVNAGIVMIKNKPMMVVSEPIIKSDETGPSDGVMIVGRWIDQEEVSILAKKSQSELSIVPIKSHQQGKWIQIDSENTISGYSAVSDVYGNPAFVFRVKSERTTYATGRKSIILFSVFMGVLMLFSFYIIHTFMDKAVLSRINELVATIRDIKTRRDFSKRLPAKGKDEVSRMIQEFNQMMISLEYYEGMIRHQAFYDSLTDLPNRLQFYEKLNEMIEVAKIDYAAFYVLFVDLDKFKEVNDTYGHDAGDLLLQHVAEVLKQLVPNDALISRLGGDEYTILLSGNITETEVKILLHRVLIRLNEPFVVDENTLHISASIGLSVYPKDGETAEDLVKHADQAMYSVKKSGRNNYAVFEHQTTAPISVEALRKALINGEFFLLYQPRVEVSTGVLRSAEVLIRWEHPDQGVLLPEAFLPVVEESGLMAELGERVLLSACSQIMIWKKSVEPELKVSIAVPDILLHREQFVKSVKTVLTKSGLSARDLVFEVTAHLFEPTKTAYKNLVHLKQLGVNIGIREVEKGDLLMVDVATFSLDYVKISPTLIDQMHKGMDSVTVKTLIDWCRVQRITSIAEGVETQSQRDRLLKYGCDMMQGPIVEKPVSPEKFVEWWKKTST; via the coding sequence ATGAGCATGAAAAAAAAGATTCTGATTTTTATGTCGATTCTTTTTCTCCTTTCATTTTTGGTCTTATATTTCATGATCCGCTTACTGATTTTAAACACATTTGAAACGATTGAGAAAAAAGACATGACACGAAGTTTAGATACGGTCTTGTTTAATGTGAACCAAACCGAAGAAGACATGAAAAAAAATCTAATCAACTTTACGATTTGGGATGACACGTATCATTTTGCCAAATTTGAAAATCCAGACTATATCAAGATCAACTTGACAGATGATGCGTATAGTTTCAATCAATTCAATTTGGTGGCGATCACCAACGCCCAAGGTTCGCTTTTATACGGGGCGTCCTTTGATTTGAAAAAAGGAGAAAAACAACCGTTTCCGCCGGACTTTCTCCCGCTAATCAGCCAAATTGGCAGTGTCAATGCGGGTATAGTCATGATAAAAAATAAGCCCATGATGGTGGTCTCGGAACCCATTATAAAAAGTGATGAAACCGGTCCAAGTGACGGCGTCATGATCGTCGGCAGATGGATCGACCAAGAGGAAGTGTCCATTTTAGCCAAAAAAAGCCAGAGTGAATTGTCGATTGTCCCTATAAAATCTCATCAACAAGGGAAATGGATCCAAATAGACAGTGAAAACACGATTTCGGGCTATAGTGCCGTTTCCGACGTATATGGGAATCCGGCATTTGTCTTTCGCGTGAAAAGCGAAAGAACCACCTATGCGACGGGAAGAAAAAGCATTATCTTGTTTTCTGTCTTTATGGGCGTGCTCATGTTGTTCAGTTTTTATATCATTCACACTTTTATGGACAAGGCCGTTCTATCCCGCATCAATGAACTGGTCGCCACCATCCGGGACATCAAAACGAGAAGGGATTTTTCAAAACGGTTGCCCGCCAAAGGGAAAGATGAAGTCAGCAGGATGATCCAGGAGTTCAACCAAATGATGATCTCCCTAGAATATTACGAGGGAATGATTCGGCATCAAGCGTTCTATGATTCTCTGACCGACTTGCCGAATCGCTTGCAATTTTATGAAAAACTAAACGAAATGATTGAAGTAGCCAAAATCGACTATGCAGCGTTTTATGTGTTGTTTGTCGATTTGGATAAGTTTAAAGAGGTCAATGATACCTATGGTCATGACGCAGGCGATCTCCTTCTTCAGCATGTCGCAGAAGTATTGAAACAACTGGTGCCAAATGACGCCCTCATATCCAGGCTTGGAGGAGACGAATACACGATTCTTTTAAGCGGAAACATCACCGAAACAGAAGTGAAAATTCTCCTTCACCGCGTCTTGATTCGTTTAAATGAGCCGTTTGTGGTAGACGAAAACACCCTTCACATCAGTGCATCCATCGGTTTAAGCGTCTACCCGAAGGACGGTGAGACCGCCGAGGATTTAGTGAAGCATGCAGACCAGGCGATGTACTCAGTGAAAAAGAGCGGGCGAAACAACTATGCGGTATTTGAACATCAAACAACAGCACCGATATCCGTCGAAGCCTTGCGTAAAGCCCTGATAAATGGAGAGTTCTTTCTGCTTTATCAGCCGAGAGTGGAGGTATCAACCGGTGTCCTGCGCAGTGCTGAAGTACTGATTCGCTGGGAACATCCGGACCAAGGTGTCCTTCTGCCGGAAGCGTTTCTTCCGGTCGTAGAAGAATCGGGCTTAATGGCAGAGTTAGGGGAACGGGTCCTCTTAAGCGCCTGCAGCCAAATTATGATATGGAAAAAATCAGTGGAACCGGAGCTTAAGGTATCGATTGCAGTGCCGGATATCCTCCTCCATCGGGAGCAATTTGTAAAATCGGTGAAAACCGTCTTAACGAAAAGCGGTTTGTCGGCGCGCGATTTGGTGTTCGAGGTCACCGCACACCTGTTTGAGCCAACGAAGACCGCCTACAAAAATCTGGTCCATTTGAAACAGCTCGGCGTGAACATCGGCATCCGTGAGGTGGAAAAAGGAGATCTTTTGATGGTGGATGTGGCAACATTTTCGTTGGATTATGTCAAAATCAGCCCCACTCTCATCGACCAGATGCATAAGGGGATGGATTCGGTGACCGTCAAGACATTGATTGATTGGTGCCGGGTGCAACGCATCACATCCATCGCAGAAGGGGTGGAAACTCAAAGCCAGCGCGACCGGTTACTGAAATACGGATGCGACATGATGCAAGGTCCGATCGTGGAAAAGCCTGTTAGTCCAGAAAAATTTGTTGAGTGGTGGAAAAAAACTTCAACTTAG